Proteins found in one Arthrobacter pascens genomic segment:
- a CDS encoding TIGR01777 family oxidoreductase: MTSAKTVVIAGASGFIGTYFRSRFERDGWKVRTIGRRPAADGPYDPGGTEAATWDDDGAIARVLDGADLLVNLAGRSVNCRYNTKNKAAILESRVSTTAALGRALARCAAPPSTWLNASTGTIYRHAEDRPQSERDGDLGTGFSVDVARAWEAELEAAATPGTRKIPLRISIVLGGGGGALRPFANLARLGLGGHMGPGSQKFSWVHVEDLYRTIRFLHARTDISGPVNVASPDVVDNRELMRLVRRAYGAPIGVPTPAWLLRMGAALIRTETELVLKSRWVQPQKLLEAGFIFTQPELGRALLRISKGTA, translated from the coding sequence ATGACCAGCGCCAAGACCGTGGTGATCGCCGGGGCATCAGGCTTCATCGGCACCTACTTCCGGTCCCGTTTCGAGCGGGACGGCTGGAAGGTACGCACCATCGGCCGCCGGCCCGCCGCTGATGGACCATACGATCCCGGCGGAACAGAGGCAGCCACCTGGGACGACGACGGCGCCATCGCCCGGGTGCTGGATGGCGCTGACCTCCTGGTCAACCTCGCCGGACGGTCCGTCAATTGCCGCTACAACACGAAGAATAAGGCGGCGATCCTCGAGTCCCGGGTCTCAACGACAGCGGCCCTGGGGCGCGCCCTCGCAAGGTGCGCCGCACCGCCGTCCACCTGGCTCAATGCCAGCACCGGCACCATCTACCGGCACGCCGAAGACAGGCCCCAGTCTGAGCGCGACGGCGACCTGGGCACGGGTTTTTCCGTGGACGTCGCACGTGCGTGGGAAGCCGAACTGGAAGCGGCGGCCACTCCCGGAACACGGAAAATCCCGCTCCGGATCTCCATCGTGCTGGGCGGGGGCGGGGGTGCGCTGAGGCCGTTCGCCAATCTGGCGCGGCTCGGCCTGGGCGGCCACATGGGACCCGGCAGCCAGAAGTTCAGCTGGGTGCATGTGGAGGATCTCTATCGCACCATCCGCTTCCTGCATGCGCGAACGGACATTTCGGGTCCCGTCAACGTGGCTTCCCCGGATGTGGTGGACAACCGCGAACTGATGCGGCTGGTCCGGCGCGCCTACGGTGCCCCGATTGGCGTCCCCACCCCCGCCTGGCTGCTCCGGATGGGGGCCGCGCTGATCCGGACTGAGACCGAGCTGGTGCTGAAAAGCCGTTGGGTACAGCCACAGAAACTCCTCGAGGCGGGTTTCATTTTCACGCAACCCGAACTGGGGCGGGCCCTTCTGAGGATCTCCAAGGGCACAGCATGA
- a CDS encoding TetR/AcrR family transcriptional regulator encodes MAWNTDRTKALLLGAATEEFSEKGLAGARVDRIAAAAGVNKERIYQYFGKKDDLFDAVLAAELARVMTEVPIEGHGAADFGDYAGRLFDRHTTDGALPRLLFWEGLERGRNTVDRAARADHCAIKVDQVMKVLPGVDRTDAADLVITVVTLCDGWTVLPQLDALLAGDAPDRADRRRAFIVRTATLLAEALLGESQGPAIAAGA; translated from the coding sequence ATGGCTTGGAACACTGACCGCACCAAAGCGCTGCTGCTGGGTGCCGCTACCGAGGAATTCAGCGAGAAGGGCCTGGCCGGTGCCCGGGTAGACCGGATCGCCGCGGCCGCGGGGGTGAACAAGGAGCGGATCTACCAGTACTTTGGCAAGAAGGATGACCTCTTCGACGCCGTACTGGCGGCCGAACTGGCGCGGGTGATGACAGAGGTGCCCATCGAAGGACACGGTGCCGCGGACTTTGGAGACTATGCGGGCCGGCTTTTCGACCGTCACACAACCGACGGGGCCCTCCCTCGGCTGCTGTTCTGGGAGGGGCTGGAGCGTGGGCGCAATACTGTGGACCGGGCCGCTCGGGCAGACCATTGCGCAATCAAGGTGGACCAAGTCATGAAAGTCCTGCCCGGCGTCGACCGGACGGACGCCGCCGACCTTGTCATCACGGTGGTGACGCTCTGTGACGGCTGGACCGTACTGCCCCAGCTCGATGCCCTCCTTGCCGGCGACGCTCCGGACCGTGCGGACCGCCGTCGTGCCTTCATCGTGCGGACTGCAACGCTCCTGGCGGAAGCGTTGCTGGGGGAGTCGCAGGGTCCCGCAATAGCTGCCGGAGCCTAA
- a CDS encoding serpin family protein codes for MKTFRVARMATAGALAALTACAVSSPGLLKADGVERVSVDRAAYDPELEAFRASAIALGVELLADGGEGTNGNVVSSPGSLLIALTMLRSGASGETATEMDSVLSLPAENRDEAMNALLSSLEKFDGDPGSVDEENPPRKPVMHAANGLFVDKNVPTGEAYLDTLARHYGAGVYPVDFRDEPTTKPAMDAWVDRNTGGRIKQAPAKYDPRNTFSLLNSLYFAAAWSEPFDPDDTSDLPFTTAEGAEIAVPAMHKALEMKYAEGRGWRGVDLPYAEGFVMRLVLPEAAPDAGPAPATFDAGRLNEVAVALDSASPQAVQIQLPRWDHKCNFDLRKVLGTMGLQKTLNTTEDFNAIQPEMVITQAAQAANITVAEKGTIAAAVTQINGRVTSAPAQPELTIDFDRPFHYQIVHVETGLPLFMGTVADPR; via the coding sequence ATGAAGACATTTCGCGTGGCCAGGATGGCGACGGCGGGCGCCCTTGCGGCGCTCACAGCATGTGCGGTCTCGTCCCCAGGGCTCCTAAAGGCCGACGGCGTGGAGCGTGTTTCGGTGGACCGCGCGGCCTACGACCCTGAACTGGAGGCCTTCCGGGCTTCCGCCATCGCGCTCGGCGTTGAACTGCTGGCAGACGGCGGCGAAGGTACCAACGGGAACGTGGTCTCCTCGCCCGGGAGCCTGCTTATTGCCCTCACGATGCTGCGTTCCGGCGCTTCGGGGGAAACAGCAACGGAGATGGACAGCGTGTTGAGCCTGCCCGCGGAGAACCGGGACGAAGCCATGAATGCGCTGCTGTCGTCGCTCGAAAAGTTCGACGGCGACCCCGGCTCCGTGGATGAGGAGAACCCGCCGCGGAAACCGGTAATGCATGCGGCGAACGGGTTGTTCGTGGACAAGAATGTGCCCACGGGCGAGGCCTATCTGGACACCCTGGCCCGGCATTACGGAGCAGGGGTCTATCCCGTTGACTTCCGCGACGAGCCCACGACGAAGCCGGCCATGGATGCCTGGGTGGACAGGAACACGGGCGGCCGGATCAAGCAAGCGCCCGCCAAATACGATCCCAGGAACACTTTCAGCCTGCTCAATTCGCTCTACTTCGCGGCGGCCTGGAGTGAGCCGTTTGATCCTGACGACACGTCGGACCTGCCTTTCACCACAGCCGAAGGCGCGGAAATTGCTGTTCCGGCGATGCACAAAGCATTGGAGATGAAGTACGCGGAAGGGCGGGGCTGGCGCGGAGTGGATCTTCCGTACGCCGAGGGTTTTGTCATGCGGCTGGTCCTGCCGGAGGCCGCACCCGATGCCGGGCCGGCACCCGCAACCTTCGACGCCGGTAGGCTCAACGAGGTTGCAGTCGCCCTGGACTCGGCGTCACCGCAAGCCGTACAGATACAGCTGCCCCGCTGGGACCACAAATGCAACTTTGACCTGCGCAAGGTCCTGGGAACGATGGGCCTGCAAAAGACCCTCAACACCACCGAAGACTTCAACGCCATCCAGCCCGAGATGGTGATCACCCAGGCAGCCCAGGCTGCCAACATCACAGTTGCGGAAAAGGGCACCATCGCCGCCGCCGTCACCCAGATCAACGGGAGGGTGACCAGTGCGCCGGCCCAGCCTGAGCTGACCATCGACTTTGACCGGCCGTTCCACTACCAGATCGTCCATGTCGAAACCGGACTGCCACTGTTCATGGGAACGGTCGCCGATCCGCGCTAG
- a CDS encoding MFS transporter: MSTQQAEVQSESAETRRAVSNILKGSSGNLVEWYDLYVYTVFAAYFQSHFFNSKDELQAGLEAMAVFATSFLMRPIGAWFFGRYADRNGRKAALTLSVTMMSAGSFAIAILPTTQQIGVWALVLLVLVRLVQGFSVGGEYGTSATYMSEAATSKRRGFFSSFQYVTLIGGQMVALLVLVILQNTMGKDMLTEWGWRIPFAIGGVAALVVLWLRRSMEETVSADQIRAAHVPVAGIAQPGTMKLLFTQYWKPLLICIGVTLGGTVAFYTYTNFILKFMNDTSGIAKTDTSVINFWALFIFMLLQPVYGMISDKIGRKPLLIWFGITGVLFTWPLLSTLSNTKDPFTAFLLMMGGLLIVGGYTSINALVKAELFPASIRALGVGLGYAIANSLFGGTVPLLGAAFQKAERVDLFFTYVTVAIAISLVVYIFALKNKKATHLDREQGDAWQRPSKDDDKDKDLLNV, translated from the coding sequence ATGAGCACCCAGCAAGCCGAAGTCCAGAGTGAGTCAGCCGAGACCCGCCGGGCCGTGAGCAACATCCTCAAAGGCTCGTCCGGCAACCTGGTCGAGTGGTACGACCTCTACGTCTACACGGTGTTCGCCGCCTACTTCCAGTCCCACTTCTTCAACTCCAAGGACGAACTCCAGGCCGGACTCGAAGCGATGGCCGTCTTCGCGACGTCGTTCCTGATGCGGCCGATCGGAGCCTGGTTCTTCGGGCGCTACGCCGACCGCAACGGCCGCAAGGCCGCGCTGACCCTGAGCGTGACCATGATGTCGGCCGGCTCCTTCGCCATCGCGATCCTGCCAACCACACAGCAGATCGGTGTGTGGGCGCTGGTTCTGCTCGTCCTCGTGCGGCTGGTCCAGGGCTTCTCCGTGGGTGGCGAATACGGCACCAGCGCCACCTACATGTCCGAGGCCGCCACGTCCAAGCGGCGCGGCTTCTTCTCCAGCTTCCAGTACGTCACGCTCATCGGCGGACAGATGGTGGCTCTGCTTGTTCTCGTCATTCTGCAGAACACCATGGGCAAGGACATGCTCACGGAGTGGGGCTGGCGGATTCCGTTCGCGATCGGTGGCGTGGCTGCGCTCGTGGTCCTCTGGCTGCGGCGCTCCATGGAAGAAACCGTCTCCGCCGACCAGATCCGCGCCGCGCATGTTCCCGTGGCGGGCATCGCTCAGCCGGGAACCATGAAGCTGCTGTTCACCCAGTACTGGAAGCCGCTGCTGATCTGCATCGGCGTCACCCTCGGCGGCACCGTGGCGTTCTACACGTACACCAACTTCATCCTGAAGTTTATGAACGATACGTCCGGCATCGCCAAGACCGACACCTCCGTGATCAACTTCTGGGCACTGTTCATCTTTATGCTGCTCCAGCCGGTCTACGGCATGATCTCTGACAAAATTGGCCGCAAACCGCTCCTGATCTGGTTCGGCATCACCGGTGTCCTCTTCACCTGGCCGCTGCTCTCCACCCTCTCCAACACCAAGGACCCGTTCACCGCGTTCCTACTCATGATGGGCGGCCTGCTGATCGTGGGCGGCTACACCTCGATCAACGCGCTGGTGAAGGCCGAGCTGTTCCCCGCATCCATCCGCGCCCTCGGTGTCGGGCTGGGCTACGCGATCGCCAACTCGCTCTTCGGCGGCACCGTTCCGCTGCTCGGCGCCGCGTTCCAGAAGGCCGAGCGGGTGGACCTCTTCTTCACCTATGTCACCGTGGCTATCGCCATCTCCCTGGTGGTCTACATCTTCGCGCTGAAGAACAAAAAGGCCACGCACCTGGACCGGGAGCAGGGCGACGCCTGGCAGCGCCCCAGCAAGGACGATGACAAGGACAAAGACCTTCTCAACGTCTAG
- a CDS encoding sensor histidine kinase, with protein sequence MKLRVLGVLSLLSVLMVIIVCNAILTSASRELTQELQINRVAALNRLAQVAYDAAVDGDSTQLQSEMDRYSGLYREGVLVRLQQGTLRSGGLGEDRADVRDAIASARLNLSDTTLAPLQPFGTGSEVISRSFGSASQVLGEAVLEVNPDAAREKLRERWVVVGLAAAALGTVLLLGAARVTRWVLRPVHRLNSAVTELEATGHTSQLPEDGPPELRELSRSFTTMARTVSESIDSQRQLIADTSHQLRNPVGALRLRIDLLQLELQTVREHTAAAGVLAELERVEEILDGVLKLAAAEHRAFEDSARGALGPASGKDKALIDPFPVLLEEVERAGPAAQRSGASIVLERPPDPAVQVACNSAELAQMAGELLNNAIKYAPGARISVAVRERPGGAVIEVSDDGPGLSAEERATATTRFWRSPGHREIRGNGLGMTIVDKLAGANGGRLVLAERSPHGLIARIEFPPAIIPPGQEGPHG encoded by the coding sequence GTGAAACTGCGTGTCTTGGGCGTCCTCAGCCTCCTGTCCGTCCTGATGGTCATCATCGTCTGCAACGCCATCCTGACGTCCGCCAGCCGGGAGCTCACGCAGGAACTGCAGATCAACCGGGTTGCCGCACTCAACCGGCTCGCGCAGGTGGCATACGACGCTGCAGTGGACGGCGATTCCACCCAGCTTCAGAGCGAGATGGACAGGTACTCCGGGTTGTACCGGGAAGGCGTACTGGTCCGCCTGCAGCAGGGCACCTTGCGCTCCGGCGGCCTGGGCGAGGACAGGGCAGACGTCCGGGACGCAATTGCCAGCGCGCGCCTGAACCTCAGCGACACTACGCTCGCCCCGCTTCAGCCGTTTGGAACCGGCTCTGAGGTGATCTCCCGGTCCTTCGGAAGCGCCAGCCAAGTCCTTGGCGAGGCCGTCCTTGAAGTCAATCCGGATGCCGCCCGGGAGAAACTGCGGGAACGGTGGGTCGTCGTCGGACTTGCGGCAGCCGCACTGGGGACGGTCCTCCTCCTGGGTGCGGCGCGCGTGACCAGGTGGGTGTTGCGACCCGTTCATCGCCTGAATTCAGCGGTGACCGAGCTCGAGGCGACGGGCCATACGAGTCAGCTTCCGGAAGACGGGCCGCCGGAGCTGAGGGAACTCAGCCGTTCCTTCACGACGATGGCGCGGACCGTCAGTGAGAGTATCGATTCCCAACGCCAGTTGATAGCAGACACATCACACCAGTTGCGCAATCCGGTGGGCGCCCTGCGGTTGAGGATCGATCTGCTGCAGCTGGAACTGCAAACAGTCCGGGAACATACCGCGGCAGCGGGGGTACTGGCAGAACTTGAACGTGTGGAAGAGATCCTGGACGGAGTATTGAAGCTGGCGGCGGCTGAGCACCGGGCCTTCGAGGACTCTGCCCGCGGCGCACTCGGCCCCGCGTCAGGCAAGGACAAGGCCCTCATCGACCCCTTCCCTGTCCTGCTGGAAGAGGTGGAACGGGCCGGACCTGCCGCCCAGCGCAGCGGAGCATCGATCGTGCTGGAAAGGCCGCCCGACCCGGCGGTGCAAGTGGCCTGCAACTCCGCTGAGCTGGCCCAGATGGCCGGGGAACTCCTCAACAACGCCATCAAATATGCACCCGGCGCCCGCATCTCGGTTGCCGTCCGCGAGCGCCCGGGAGGGGCGGTCATTGAAGTATCCGACGACGGTCCCGGGCTTTCTGCGGAAGAACGGGCTACAGCCACCACCCGGTTCTGGCGGTCACCAGGGCATCGGGAGATCCGCGGCAACGGCCTGGGCATGACTATCGTGGACAAGCTCGCCGGCGCCAATGGCGGCCGCCTGGTGCTGGCCGAACGATCACCCCACGGCCTGATTGCCCGCATCGAGTTTCCGCCCGCGATCATCCCGCCGGGTCAGGAGGGACCACATGGCTGA
- a CDS encoding TAXI family TRAP transporter solute-binding subunit: MADLMAGTALPCRRTALKAGLAAGLTGLLLPTVIACTPEDRPGTVSVAGGEPGGFYLEFSTLLAESLQRHGVADNAEALETGGSLDNLEYLLTGKATFAVALADAAAQHAAAKNTPNVEIAALGKVYENYVHCVVRKNSGIRDFAELAGRTVAVGEPGSGTSLTTPRLIEAAGFSSTAVGAAVPSVPTEKTITVMNLGLNDGLAALRGGSVDALFWSGGVPTAAIAATNKEVGLGLLDLSALIPSTRARYGPFYDRVLIPEGSYEGIPAVWTVGVANLLLCRRDLDDATVTRTVELLVGHAEELIPRSSLGVQFLSPESLIHTAGLTLHPAAAAAYRTLHG, encoded by the coding sequence ATGGCTGACTTGATGGCAGGCACGGCTCTTCCGTGCCGGAGGACAGCCCTCAAGGCCGGGCTGGCCGCAGGTCTGACCGGCCTCCTGCTGCCAACCGTCATTGCATGCACTCCGGAGGATCGTCCAGGCACCGTCAGCGTGGCGGGCGGTGAGCCGGGAGGCTTCTATTTGGAGTTTTCCACCCTGCTCGCGGAGTCCCTCCAGCGCCATGGTGTCGCCGACAACGCCGAGGCGCTGGAGACTGGGGGCAGCCTGGATAACCTGGAGTATCTCCTGACCGGCAAGGCCACCTTCGCCGTCGCGCTTGCAGACGCAGCGGCCCAGCACGCAGCAGCAAAAAATACGCCAAATGTCGAAATTGCCGCCCTGGGAAAGGTGTATGAAAACTACGTCCACTGCGTCGTCCGGAAGAACAGCGGCATCCGGGACTTCGCCGAGCTTGCGGGCAGGACCGTGGCCGTCGGCGAGCCTGGTTCGGGGACTTCACTGACCACTCCCCGGCTCATCGAGGCCGCCGGCTTCAGCTCCACTGCAGTCGGTGCCGCTGTCCCCTCCGTCCCCACCGAGAAGACGATCACGGTGATGAACCTCGGCCTTAACGATGGACTTGCCGCCCTCCGGGGCGGGTCAGTGGATGCGTTGTTCTGGTCCGGCGGCGTGCCCACAGCCGCCATCGCGGCCACCAACAAGGAAGTCGGGCTCGGATTGCTCGACCTCTCTGCGCTGATCCCGTCGACGCGGGCACGCTACGGCCCGTTCTACGATCGGGTGCTGATCCCTGAGGGCAGCTACGAAGGCATTCCGGCTGTTTGGACCGTTGGCGTGGCCAACCTGCTCCTGTGCCGAAGAGATCTGGATGACGCCACCGTGACGAGGACGGTCGAACTGCTGGTTGGCCATGCCGAGGAGCTCATCCCGAGGTCCAGTCTGGGCGTTCAGTTCCTGAGCCCGGAATCGCTCATCCATACCGCGGGACTGACGCTGCACCCCGCGGCCGCGGCTGCGTACAGGACCCTGCACGGCTAG
- a CDS encoding helix-turn-helix domain-containing protein codes for MHFFAYAQEMSPSSWNRKATPPAPNNGAPELDVISLGRRVRHLRKAAGLTLDDLSAAVGTAPSQLSLIENGKREPKLGLLQQLAAGLNVGIDQLLGAEPPNRRAALEIELERYQRSPIYESLNLPKIRISSRLPMDVLESMVGLQHELERKLNEQIATPEEARRANGELRAMMRERNNYFPEYEAEAQKVLASVGHTTGPLSQHVIADIAAHLGFSLHHVGDLPHSTRSVTDLKNHRIYLTQNQRTDHDPRSVLLQALGHYVLGHQTPKNYGDFLMQRVATNYFAAALMLPEKATVDFLQKAKVAKEIAVEDIRDAFAVSYETAAHRFTNLATHHLDIRTHFQKTHESGIIYKAYENDGVTFPQDHTGAIEGQPSCKQWTSRVVFDVADKFSAYCQYTDTPAGTYWCTARTERSANGEFSLSVGVPYAHVKWFRGRDTTERSKSTCPDESCCKRPPAELASEWAGNAWPSARAHSHLLAAMPPGAFPGVDETEVYSFLQAHSGS; via the coding sequence ATGCATTTCTTCGCGTATGCTCAAGAAATGTCCCCTTCAAGCTGGAACCGCAAAGCCACGCCGCCCGCGCCGAACAATGGCGCCCCGGAACTGGACGTCATCAGCCTGGGCCGCCGCGTCCGGCACCTGCGCAAGGCGGCCGGACTGACACTGGATGACCTGAGTGCCGCCGTCGGGACCGCCCCCAGCCAGCTGAGCCTGATTGAAAACGGCAAGCGGGAGCCCAAACTGGGGTTGCTGCAGCAGCTCGCTGCAGGGCTCAATGTGGGCATTGACCAGCTGCTCGGGGCGGAGCCGCCCAACCGCCGGGCGGCCTTGGAGATCGAGCTTGAGCGCTATCAGCGCAGCCCTATCTATGAGTCCCTCAACCTGCCGAAAATCCGTATCAGCTCGCGGCTGCCCATGGATGTCCTGGAGTCAATGGTGGGCCTGCAGCATGAGCTGGAGCGCAAGCTCAATGAGCAGATCGCCACACCGGAAGAGGCCCGGCGCGCCAACGGTGAACTGCGCGCCATGATGCGTGAGCGGAACAACTACTTTCCGGAGTACGAGGCTGAGGCCCAGAAGGTGCTCGCCAGCGTTGGGCACACCACCGGTCCGCTTTCCCAGCACGTCATCGCGGACATCGCCGCGCACCTGGGGTTCAGCCTGCACCACGTGGGCGACCTGCCGCATTCAACCCGTTCGGTGACGGATCTTAAGAACCACAGAATTTACCTGACGCAGAACCAGCGGACGGACCATGACCCCCGGTCCGTGCTGCTGCAGGCGCTGGGCCACTATGTCCTTGGCCACCAGACGCCCAAGAACTACGGCGATTTCCTGATGCAGCGAGTGGCAACCAATTACTTCGCCGCGGCGCTGATGCTGCCGGAAAAGGCCACGGTGGATTTCCTGCAGAAAGCCAAGGTGGCCAAGGAAATAGCAGTGGAGGACATCAGGGACGCGTTTGCCGTGTCCTACGAGACCGCCGCGCACCGGTTCACGAACCTCGCCACCCATCACCTGGACATCCGCACCCACTTCCAGAAGACGCACGAGAGCGGCATCATCTATAAGGCCTACGAGAACGACGGCGTGACGTTCCCGCAGGATCACACGGGCGCCATCGAGGGCCAGCCGTCCTGCAAGCAGTGGACATCGCGGGTGGTCTTTGACGTCGCGGACAAGTTCAGTGCGTACTGCCAGTACACGGACACCCCGGCCGGGACGTACTGGTGCACCGCCCGCACGGAGCGCTCTGCCAACGGCGAGTTTTCGCTCTCCGTGGGGGTCCCCTACGCGCACGTGAAATGGTTCCGGGGCCGGGATACCACGGAGCGGTCCAAGTCCACGTGCCCGGACGAAAGCTGCTGCAAGCGGCCCCCTGCGGAGCTGGCCTCCGAATGGGCGGGCAACGCCTGGCCGTCAGCCCGCGCGCACTCGCACCTGCTCGCTGCCATGCCGCCGGGCGCGTTCCCCGGCGTGGACGAAACCGAGGTGTACAGCTTCCTGCAGGCCCACTCGGGGAGCTGA
- the aceA gene encoding isocitrate lyase has product MTAAFEPTQPTPEEQATALELEWAANPRWEGVTRDYKATDVVRLRGRVSEEHTLARRGSEKLWKQLTEEHKTGGYTNALGALTGNQAVQQVKAGLRAIYLSGWQVAADANNSGHTYPDQSLYPANSVPTVVRRINNALLRADQIEFSEGIQTVEDWMVPIIADAEAGFGGPLNAYELMKSMIQAGASGVHWEDQLASEKKCGHLGGKVLIPSQQHVRTLNAARLAADVAGTPSVVIARTDAEAATLITSDVDERDQEFITGERTAEGFYKVRNGIEPCIARAKAYAPYSDLIWMETGTPDLELARKFAEAVKADFPDQMLSYNCSPSFNWRKHLDDATIAKFQRELGAMGFTFQFITLAGFHALNYSMFDLAHGYAREGMSAYVELQDKEFASESRGYTATKHQREVGTGYFDDIATALNPNASTLALVGSTEEGQFH; this is encoded by the coding sequence ATGACTGCAGCATTTGAGCCCACCCAGCCGACGCCCGAAGAACAGGCAACCGCCCTGGAGCTCGAGTGGGCCGCCAACCCGCGCTGGGAAGGTGTGACCCGCGACTACAAGGCAACGGATGTGGTCCGCCTCCGCGGCCGCGTCTCCGAAGAGCACACCCTGGCCCGCCGCGGCTCCGAGAAGCTGTGGAAGCAGCTCACCGAAGAGCACAAGACCGGCGGCTACACGAACGCACTGGGCGCCCTGACCGGCAACCAGGCCGTACAGCAGGTCAAGGCCGGCCTGCGTGCCATCTACCTTTCCGGCTGGCAGGTGGCAGCGGACGCCAACAACTCCGGCCACACCTACCCGGACCAGTCCCTATACCCGGCCAACTCCGTTCCCACGGTGGTCCGGCGCATCAACAACGCCCTGCTCCGGGCTGACCAGATCGAGTTCTCCGAAGGCATCCAGACGGTTGAGGACTGGATGGTGCCGATCATCGCCGACGCCGAGGCCGGCTTCGGCGGGCCGCTGAACGCCTATGAGCTCATGAAATCCATGATCCAGGCCGGCGCGTCAGGCGTGCACTGGGAAGACCAGCTCGCCTCGGAGAAGAAGTGCGGCCACCTCGGCGGCAAGGTCCTGATTCCCAGCCAGCAGCACGTCCGCACCCTGAACGCCGCCCGCCTGGCAGCAGACGTCGCCGGGACCCCGTCCGTAGTCATCGCCCGCACCGACGCCGAAGCGGCCACCCTGATCACCTCCGACGTGGACGAGCGCGACCAGGAATTCATCACCGGTGAGAGGACTGCCGAGGGCTTCTACAAGGTCCGCAACGGCATCGAACCCTGCATCGCCCGCGCCAAGGCCTACGCACCGTACTCGGACCTCATCTGGATGGAGACCGGCACCCCCGACCTTGAGCTTGCCCGCAAGTTCGCCGAGGCCGTCAAAGCCGACTTCCCGGACCAGATGCTCTCCTACAACTGCTCACCGTCGTTCAACTGGCGCAAGCACCTGGACGATGCCACCATCGCCAAGTTCCAGCGTGAACTCGGCGCCATGGGCTTCACCTTCCAGTTCATCACCCTGGCCGGCTTCCACGCCCTGAACTACTCGATGTTCGATCTCGCCCACGGCTACGCCCGTGAAGGCATGAGCGCGTACGTCGAACTCCAGGACAAGGAATTCGCCTCCGAGTCCCGCGGCTACACCGCGACAAAGCACCAGCGCGAAGTCGGCACCGGCTACTTCGACGACATCGCCACTGCGCTCAACCCGAACGCATCCACGCTGGCCCTGGTGGGATCCACCGAAGAAGGCCAGTTCCACTAA